A window of the Brassica napus cultivar Da-Ae chromosome C5, Da-Ae, whole genome shotgun sequence genome harbors these coding sequences:
- the LOC106393200 gene encoding uncharacterized protein LOC106393200: MLNQAAVEGKFGFHPKYEKVQLTHLSFADDILVFTVGTEASLNGVLTVMYQFASMSGLQINATKSSILVAGPNSHLLNHAASARGIQVDHLPICYLGMPLTYKVWSKTDYEPLIDQLRKKFLSWTHIALCFAGRLQLIKTAITSTVNFWSSAFLLPKGCIDTIESMCSAFLWSGSPTVTHKAKVAWEDVCTPKEEGGLGFFWVAWTKEYLLKHGSYWDVRDGSLGSWAWRKLLKLRPLAYDCLRLLNQTVEIGVWYLAVPRSATISDVVCESGWKIRARGHQQFPEVYEKQNATQVPNHHAGEDIVLWRTWPDDFKASFSSAKTWNYLRDKRVEVAWRKLAWFPQAVPRHAFMAWLAFRDRLSTGDRMRSWGRLLGGAITPDRTDTVASLMLPARTRHDHVLKMMVFQTVLYSVWKERNSRRHGGVWVTTEKITRTIDKQIRNRISSLRYVKNHPLEGLMRRWFEVS; this comes from the exons ATGTTGAATCAAGCTGCAGTTGAAGGAAAATTTGGGTTTCATCCCAAATACGAGAAAGTTCAGCTTACCCACCTAAGCTTCGCAGACGACATTCTGGTTTTCACAGTCGGTACAGAAGCATCGCTGAATGGAGTGTTGACAGTGATGTATCAGTTTGCGAGTATGTCGGGACTTCAGATCAATGCCACCAAGTCATCAATCTTGGTTGCGGGTCCAAATAGTCACCTCCTTAACCATGCTGCGAGTGCGAGAGGCATTCAGGTTGATCACCTGCCTATTTGTTATCTAGGCATGCCTTTGACATATAAGGTTTGGAGCAAAACCGACTACGAACCGCTAATAGACCAGCTCCGCAAAAAGTTCTTGTCTTGGACGCATATAGCTCTTTGTTTCGCAGGCCGGTTGCAGTTAATCAAAACTGCTATCACTAGTACAGTGAACTTTTGGAGCTCTGCTTTTCTATTACCCAAAGGCTGTATTGATACCATCGAAAGCATGTGCAGTGCTTTTCTGTGGTCAGGGTCGCCAACAGTCACTCATAAAGCAAAAGTGGCATGGGAAGATGTTTGCACTCCTAAGGAAGAAGGAGGGTTGG GTTTCTTTTGGGTGGCATGGACTAAAGAGTATCTATTAAAACATGGGTCTTATTGGGATGTGCGAGATGGCTCCTTAGGCTCTTGGGCTTGGCGTAAACTCCTTAAGTTGAGGCCCTTGGCTTATGATTGCTTGAG ACTATTGAATCAAACAGTGGAGATTGGCGTATGGTACCTGGCGGTCCCTCGTTCTGCTACTATCTCTGATGTGGTATGTGAGTCTGGTTGGAAGATCCGTGCAAGAGGGCATCAGCAGTTCCCTGAAGTTTATGAAAAACAGAATGCAACGCAGGTGCCTAACCACCACGCTGGGGAGGACATTGTGCTCTGGAGAACATGGCCTGATGATTTCAAAGCCTCTTTCTCTTCCGCTAAGACCTGGAATTACCTGCGAGACAAAAGAGTTGAGGTTGCGTGGAGGAAGTTGGCTTGGTTTCCTCAGGCAGTACCACGACATGCATTTATGGCCTGGCTTGCATTTAGAGACCGATTGTCTACTGGGGATAGAATGAGGAGCTGGG GAAGGCTGCTTGGAGGTGCCATTACGCCTGACCGGACTGATACCGTAGCATCTCTTATGCTCCCTGCTCGTACTCGACATGATCATGTTCTAAAGATGATGGTGTTTCAGACAGTCCTCTACTCTGTCTGGAAAGAACGAAACTCGCGGAGGCATGGAGGAGTCTGGGTCACGACGGAGAAGATCACTCGAACTATTGATAAGCAGATTAGGAACCGGATCTCATCTCTTCGTTATGTTAAAAATCATCCGCTAGAGGGACTAATGAGAAGATGGTTTGAAGTGTCCTAG